The DNA sequence ATATAGCTGAGCTGCTAACGTTTTATTATGAGCCAAAACTAAGGTAGGAAGATTCACATTTGCAACAACATTAGCAATCGTGAATGTTTTCCCAGAGCCAGTTGCCCCAAGAAGGACTTGTGATTTTATTTGGTTATGGACACCAGCAGAGAGTTGAGCAATCGCTTCTGACTGGTCACCACAAGGAGCAAAGGGAGCATGTAATTGGAACATAATAAAATTTATTTAAGTAACGAGCGCCATTTATGACTAAATCCGAGTTTATCGTGGACTTCTTCCATAGTAACTTTCGCTACTTCACGCATTTTATGCGTGCCCTCCTCTAAGATTTGTTGTAGTGCCAGAGGGTTGGATAGAAGTTCGGAGCGTTTTTCTTTTATAGGCTTTAAGAAGAGAATGAGCTCTTCAGCAAGGCGTGCTTTCACTTCAATATCTTTAATGCAACCTTGACGATAACGTGCTTTAAACTCTTCAACTTCGTCTTTATGGGGGTTAAAAACATCGTGGTAAATAAAAAGGGGATTTCCTTCAACTCGACCAGGGGTTGTTGCTCGAATGCGATTAGGATCGGTATACATCTTACGTACTTTTTCTGTGATCTCGTCATCACTATCAGAAAGATAGATAGCATTATTCGCGGATTTACTCATTTTCCCCTGCCCATCAATTCCGACAAGAGAAGTTAGTTCTCCTTGTAAGACTTCAGGTTCTGGAAATACCTGCCCATATAATCGATTAAAATTCCTAGCAATATCTCGGGTGAGCTCGACATGTGATTCGTTGTCTTTCCCTACAGGAACCAACTGTGCTTTTGCTAGCAAGATATCAGCACTCTGTAAAACAGGATAGCCAATCAGGCCATAGGAAAGCCCTCCTTCTTCAATGGAGGCATTCCGGGCCATGTCTTTAAGACTAGGAATGCCCATCAACCTGTTGATTGAGATTAACATAGAAAATAAGAGATGTAGCTCATAGATTTCAGGAATTGCGGATTGTAAATAAATTATAGATTTTTTTGGGTCTATCCCAACGCTTAACCAGTCTGCAAGAACTTCGTAAATATAGTTGTCGACATCAACAATTTCTTCTTTACGAATTTTTGTAGTTAAAGTGTGAAGATCAGCGATAATAAAAAAACAGTCATACTCAGCGCAATTTTGAAATTGCAATCGATTTTTTATAGAACCTACCCAATGCCCTAAATGAAGCTTTCCTGTTGGACGATCCCCTGTAAGTACGCGCTTTTTTTTACTCATAATGTCTACTGTTGAAGTGCTTTCATTAGCTCGTCAAAGTGATTTTTTAATGAATGAATTTCTTCTTGAATTTCCTGAAGATTTTTCTCTCCAACAGGATTCTTTTGAGCTTCTAAAAGCCTCGCCAGCAAATGACGGATTAAATGACAAGTATTCTGTACATCAGTCATGAGTAAGAATTCTTGGCCATCTACGCGAGCTAGGCGATTTAAAAAAATACATCGTTCTTGCTGTGTTAGCATATCGGAGGTAATAAAATTAATAAATTCACCTCGTTCATGAATATCTTTAGCAACACGTATAGGCATCATGAACTCGGCAATTAAACTATGAGCACCTTGCTTTTGTTGGGGAGCGAGTTCTTGAGTTAATTTCCCATTAATCAGCATTTCAAAAAAGAAATTAGCGATTTCTTGTTGTCCATTAGAACAATTAAAAACAACATTTTGAAATTCTCGAAATGTTGTGTAACCAATAGGAGTTGCAAAAATTCTTTTCAAATTTCCTTCAAGAAGAAGAAAAACATTGTCTTCAAGTTCTAATATTTTTGTCTTTGCTGCCATAAATTA is a window from the Chlamydia serpentis genome containing:
- the trpS gene encoding tryptophan--tRNA ligase, with product MSKKKRVLTGDRPTGKLHLGHWVGSIKNRLQFQNCAEYDCFFIIADLHTLTTKIRKEEIVDVDNYIYEVLADWLSVGIDPKKSIIYLQSAIPEIYELHLLFSMLISINRLMGIPSLKDMARNASIEEGGLSYGLIGYPVLQSADILLAKAQLVPVGKDNESHVELTRDIARNFNRLYGQVFPEPEVLQGELTSLVGIDGQGKMSKSANNAIYLSDSDDEITEKVRKMYTDPNRIRATTPGRVEGNPLFIYHDVFNPHKDEVEEFKARYRQGCIKDIEVKARLAEELILFLKPIKEKRSELLSNPLALQQILEEGTHKMREVAKVTMEEVHDKLGFSHKWRSLLK
- a CDS encoding CT584/Cpn0803 family type III secretion system protein, which encodes MAAKTKILELEDNVFLLLEGNLKRIFATPIGYTTFREFQNVVFNCSNGQQEIANFFFEMLINGKLTQELAPQQKQGAHSLIAEFMMPIRVAKDIHERGEFINFITSDMLTQQERCIFLNRLARVDGQEFLLMTDVQNTCHLIRHLLARLLEAQKNPVGEKNLQEIQEEIHSLKNHFDELMKALQQ